A genome region from Phoenix dactylifera cultivar Barhee BC4 chromosome 18, palm_55x_up_171113_PBpolish2nd_filt_p, whole genome shotgun sequence includes the following:
- the LOC103706940 gene encoding desumoylating isopeptidase 1 isoform X2 yields MAEDGHKVTLNVYDLSQGLARQLSTTFLGKAIEAIWHTGVVAYGNEYYFGGGIQCDPAGMTPYGTPLRVIELGVTHVPKEVFEEYLREIGPRYTAETYKLLSHNCNNFSNEVAQFLVGTSIPDYILSLPNEVMNSPMGPLILPMIQQLESTLRAGAVPQAPQFTPAAAMAQPSGPRVVVSKGTQVTTSPEPGDAVPPAVEFATAQQKKPSAGDPLGDARSKLQEEITKEFAAIMATGTLRASEAAALATRRVMERHGRLNMPMQQS; encoded by the exons ATGGCTGAG GATGGTCACAAAGTCACCCTGAATGTGTATGATCTCAGCCAGGGGCTAGCTCGCCAGCTTTCGACGACATTTCTAGGCAaggccattgaggccatatg GCATACAGGAGTGGTGGCATATGGAAATGAATATTATTTTGGGGGAGGTATTCAGTGTGATCCTGCTGGAATGACGCCTTATGGTACTCCTCTCCGGGTGATTGAGCTGGGGGTGACTCATGTGCCTAAGGAAGTATTTGAGGAATATTTGCGGGAGATCGGCCCGAGGTACACTGCCGAGACCTATAAACTTCTCAGCCACAACTGCAACAATTTCAGCAACGAGGTTGCTCAGTTTCTGGTTGGGACTAGTATCCCGGACTATATCCTCAGTCTTCCAAATGAAGTTATGAACAGCCCAATGGGTCCTCTAATAT TGCCTATGATTCAACAGTTGGAATCGACATTGAGAGCTGGTGCAGTTCCTCAAGCTCCTCAGTTCACACCTGCTGCTGCCATGGCTCAGCCTTCTGGACCTAGGGTTGTTGTTTCCAAGGGCACACAAGTTACCACTTCTCCGGAACCAGGGGATGCTGTCCCTCCTGCAGTGGAATTTGCCACTGCACAACAGAAGAAACCTTCTGCGGGTGACCCCCTTGGGGATGCTCGGAGTAAGTTGCAGGAAGAGATTACCAAAGAGTTTGCAGCGATCATGGCTACCGGAACACTTCGCGCAAGCGAGGCAGCAGCACTTGCCACAAGGAGAGTGATGGAGAGGCATGGGCGCTTGAACATGCCTATGCAGCAGAGTTGA
- the LOC103706940 gene encoding desumoylating isopeptidase 1 isoform X1 produces the protein MKWSMLLIGRGTSISPAEEFKCRVIVEMAEDGHKVTLNVYDLSQGLARQLSTTFLGKAIEAIWHTGVVAYGNEYYFGGGIQCDPAGMTPYGTPLRVIELGVTHVPKEVFEEYLREIGPRYTAETYKLLSHNCNNFSNEVAQFLVGTSIPDYILSLPNEVMNSPMGPLILPMIQQLESTLRAGAVPQAPQFTPAAAMAQPSGPRVVVSKGTQVTTSPEPGDAVPPAVEFATAQQKKPSAGDPLGDARSKLQEEITKEFAAIMATGTLRASEAAALATRRVMERHGRLNMPMQQS, from the exons ATGAAATGGTCCATGCTGTTAATAGGCCGTGGTACGTCTATATCTCCAGCCGAAGAGTTCAAGTGTCGGGTAATTGTGGAGATGGCTGAG GATGGTCACAAAGTCACCCTGAATGTGTATGATCTCAGCCAGGGGCTAGCTCGCCAGCTTTCGACGACATTTCTAGGCAaggccattgaggccatatg GCATACAGGAGTGGTGGCATATGGAAATGAATATTATTTTGGGGGAGGTATTCAGTGTGATCCTGCTGGAATGACGCCTTATGGTACTCCTCTCCGGGTGATTGAGCTGGGGGTGACTCATGTGCCTAAGGAAGTATTTGAGGAATATTTGCGGGAGATCGGCCCGAGGTACACTGCCGAGACCTATAAACTTCTCAGCCACAACTGCAACAATTTCAGCAACGAGGTTGCTCAGTTTCTGGTTGGGACTAGTATCCCGGACTATATCCTCAGTCTTCCAAATGAAGTTATGAACAGCCCAATGGGTCCTCTAATAT TGCCTATGATTCAACAGTTGGAATCGACATTGAGAGCTGGTGCAGTTCCTCAAGCTCCTCAGTTCACACCTGCTGCTGCCATGGCTCAGCCTTCTGGACCTAGGGTTGTTGTTTCCAAGGGCACACAAGTTACCACTTCTCCGGAACCAGGGGATGCTGTCCCTCCTGCAGTGGAATTTGCCACTGCACAACAGAAGAAACCTTCTGCGGGTGACCCCCTTGGGGATGCTCGGAGTAAGTTGCAGGAAGAGATTACCAAAGAGTTTGCAGCGATCATGGCTACCGGAACACTTCGCGCAAGCGAGGCAGCAGCACTTGCCACAAGGAGAGTGATGGAGAGGCATGGGCGCTTGAACATGCCTATGCAGCAGAGTTGA